A section of the Thermoproteota archaeon genome encodes:
- a CDS encoding DUF3883 domain-containing protein, which produces MPTHPRVVSYYTRAGYKLELIVMEVIEESLAILGLTDVRLTRVHSGAPYDIELIVGDRRAFIEVKGASDEDRLQWKVNQAFKREHPEPFCVIGVLGYPKDPALLLKKLVPTWIWIKPGREGKLGRFSPNNLRRWLKIGSMI; this is translated from the coding sequence ATGCCTACGCACCCTAGAGTCGTGAGCTACTATACTAGAGCTGGGTATAAGCTCGAGCTCATTGTAATGGAAGTTATTGAGGAGAGCCTGGCGATATTAGGGCTAACAGACGTGAGGCTCACGAGGGTCCACTCTGGCGCTCCCTACGACATCGAGCTGATCGTAGGGGACAGGAGGGCCTTCATCGAGGTTAAAGGAGCGAGCGATGAGGACAGGCTCCAGTGGAAGGTAAACCAGGCGTTCAAGCGGGAGCACCCAGAGCCCTTCTGCGTCATTGGGGTGCTGGGATATCCTAAAGACCCCGCTTTACTGTTGAAGAAATTGGTCCCGACATGGATATGGATCAAGCCAGGGAGAGAGGGTAAGCTAGGGAGATTCAGCCCTAATAACCTGAGGAGATGGCTGAAGATAGGATCAATGATCTAA
- a CDS encoding DUF3800 domain-containing protein, producing MHYLFVDETGDLGFSNKSTRYFVVGCVYTPSAARLRKEMQRIREWLRSKGYAEDEIKFRLRKKVRRVDDVAKYVLKKVVENAKLKETKFGGITLHKITVNENLRSKPPILRNYILAHHVIWGLYSDANVKIHEGDKLVIIYDKSMGPKSIWEFNEYLRSKLSWTEGLLHKPPVHLEVKHVDSRADLGVQLADLVSGAIWQGYEKGNWEYYEIIKERIAFLRPLFKK from the coding sequence GTGCATTATCTCTTCGTTGATGAAACAGGAGATCTAGGCTTCAGCAACAAATCCACACGATATTTCGTTGTGGGTTGCGTCTACACACCATCGGCGGCTAGGCTTAGGAAGGAGATGCAGAGAATCAGGGAATGGCTCAGGAGTAAAGGCTACGCCGAGGATGAGATAAAATTCAGATTAAGGAAGAAGGTTAGACGGGTTGATGATGTAGCTAAGTACGTTCTCAAGAAAGTAGTTGAGAATGCTAAACTCAAGGAGACCAAATTCGGAGGAATTACTTTGCATAAGATAACGGTGAATGAGAATCTCAGAAGTAAACCACCTATCTTGAGGAACTACATTTTAGCCCACCATGTGATATGGGGCCTCTACTCAGACGCCAATGTGAAGATCCATGAGGGGGATAAATTGGTAATCATCTATGACAAATCCATGGGTCCGAAATCGATCTGGGAGTTCAATGAGTATTTGAGGAGTAAATTAAGTTGGACGGAGGGTTTACTCCACAAGCCTCCAGTCCATCTAGAGGTGAAGCATGTGGATTCAAGGGCCGATCTAGGAGTCCAGCTAGCTGATCTGGTGTCTGGCGCCATATGGCAAGGTTACGAGAAGGGGAACTGGGAGTACTACGAGATCATAAAGGAAAGAATCGCGTTCTTAAGGCCCCTCTTTAAGAAGTAG